TCCTGGCGGAATGCCTTCGGTATGGCATTTCGGTGTGTGTGGCTGGCGCGACCAGCTCCGGCAAGACTACGGTGGCTGGCTGGCTGCTGACCACCATTCCGGACAACAAGCGTATCTTTACGATTGAAAACGGCTCCCGTGAGCTGGCACTGGTGCGAAAAAAGGACGGCAAGGTGGTCAACAGCGTTATCCATACCTTGACACGCTCCAGTGATAACGAGAAGCAGAACATTGATCAGGATATGCTCCTGGATATGGCGCTGCGCTTCAATCCGGAGGTCATCTGCGTGGGCGAGATGCGCTCTGCAGAAGCATACACCGCCCAGGAATCCGCCCGTACCGGCCACACGGTGCTGACCACCATCCACTCCAATTCCTGTGAAGCCACATGGCGCAGGATGGCCACGCTGTGCAAACGGAAATACGATATTGCGGACGATACCCTCATGTCCCTTGTGACCGAAGCGTTTCCGATTGTTGTGTTCACCAAGCAGCTGGAGAATAAGCAGCGCAAGATCATGGAAATCATGGAGTGTGAAATCCTGCCTGACGGCACACGCAACTTCCGCACCTTATACCGGTTCCACATCACGGAGAGCCGCATGGAAGGCGACCGTTTCATCATAAGCGGCAGCCATCGGATGGAGAATACCATCTCCAAGAGCCTGCAAAAGCGCTTCCTGGAAAACGGCATGCCGCAGGAGACACTGAAGAAAATTACGAAAGGGCAGGATGATCTGGCACAGAATCTTTCTGTTGCACCTGCTTCGTACACAGAGATATTGCACAACTGCAGCTCATCCTCCAGCGAATTAAATGAGAAAAAAGAGGAAGTGATTGGAAAATGACTTTTATTCAGCTCATCGCTTGCATCGGCATGATTGCCGGTGCTTTTATCTTGCTTGGAATCTCGCCTATAGCGTTCACGGACGGCCTGTTTGGCTTTTTGATCAAAAGACCCAAAAGCATCAAGGATGAAATCAACGAGGCCACCAAGCGCAAGCGCCCTTCCTTCCTCCGCAGGGAGATTATAGAAGCGCAGGAAATTCTCGCGCTGACCGGACGAAGCAGCCGCTTCTCCCTGATCTGTGCTTGTTCGCTCTTGTTGTTTGCTATAGGCGTAAGTATTGCCATTCTGCTGCAGAATGTGTTCCTCGTCCCTGTCCTTGCGCTGGGCCTGATGTTCCTGCCATTTTGGTATATCAAACTGACTGTCACCCACTACAAGAAGAATATTGCTGCAGAGTTGGAAACGGCGCTGTCCATCATCACCACGGCTTACCTGCGAAACGAGGACATTGTGACCGCCGTGGAGGAAAATATGCAATACTTAAACCCGCCGGTGCGCAATGTGTTTGCCGGGTTTCTAACACAGGTGAGGCTCATCAACCCCGATGTGGATGCGGCACTGAAAACTATGAAGACCAAGATTGACAACGAAGTGTTCCGCGAGTGGTGTGATGCCATTACCGCATGCCAGTATGACCGGAGTCTCAAGACAACGCTGACCCCCATTGTCAGCAAGCTCTCCGATATGCGGATCGTCAACGCGGAGTTGGAATATCTCGTGTTCGAGCCTCGCAAGGAATTCATCATCATGGCGCTCCTTGTTATCGGCAACATTCCCTTGATGTATTTCCTCAATAAGTCTTGGTATAACACGTTAATGCACACTTTTGTTGGGCAGTTTATCCTTGCCATCTGTGCGGCGGCAATTTTTATTTCCACCGCCTTTGTTATTAAGCTCACCAAGCCCATTGAGTACAGGAGGTAGCAAGGCATCATTAATTTACAAGGCCACTTTGATGTAGTATAATAAGAATACAATAAGGATAAAATAATGCTACGCAAAAAGGAGTGGTCAAGATGATTAATATAAAGCCATCAGCTGCAATTCGAAAAAACTACAACGAGATTTCCGAGCTGTGCAAGAAGTCCGGACAGCCTGTGTACCTGACCAAAAACGGTGAGGGTGATTTGGTGGTGATGGATATTGAAGCCTTTGCCAGACGCGAAAGCATGCTGCGCCTCAGAGAAAATCTGGTCGCAGCCGAGGAAAGCCGGTTAAGCGGCAAAAGCGGTTATTCCATTGACGAGGTATCTTCCATGATGAAAGCAGCCATCAAGGAGGTACTGGATGGACAGCGAGGGTAAAATATACAAAGTGATTATCTCCGATGAGGCGGCGCAGATGCTGGTATCTCACTCCCGCTTTCTGGCCCAGGTTAGTGAAAAAGCCGTACTAGATCTCGTAGCTGAGTTCAGCGCGAAAGCAAAATCTCTGGAGGAATTTCCGGAGCGAAACCCTTGGCTCTCCGATCCTTACATTCCTGCCGGTAAGTACAGAAAACTCCTTATGGGCAAACGGTATCTGCTCATTTACCAGATAAAGGGCGATACCGTTTATGTGGATTATGTGGTGGACTGCAGGCAGGATTACGGCTGGCTGTTGTAAGAAGCATATTAAAAACTATATCGGAAATTAGCGTAAGATCATATGCCGTCACAGAAATGTGGCGGCTTTTCTGCATTTTACGGAGGTGAAACCATTTGATATTCCTGTTATTTTTATTTGTAGTCCTGCTTGCGGTAGGGCTGTTTTTTATTCTCGCGGATGTGCTCAAGCTGCCGACCATGGGAGCAGCCAAGGCCATGCTCAGTGCCGGTAAGCAGGACAAAAAGGCTGCCAAAACCGTGGATGCGTATTTCATGTCCGGCGCTGTCAGGCTGTCAAGATTTATTCGCCTGGATGAGTACCGCAAAAGCCGCATGTCCAACGTCCTCAAAGCGGCGGGCATCAGTATGACACCGGAGGTTTACCTTGCGTATGCCTTCGTCAAAGCAGGAGCGATCCTCCTTGGCGTGATACCCTGCCTGTTCTTGTTCCCGCTGCTTTCCCCGGTGATGGTGCTGCTCGCCGTGCTGGTCTATTTCAAGGAAACCAGAAAAGCGGATGAGCAGCTGAAGGTCAAACGGGAGCAGATCGAAAGCGAGTTGCCAAGGTTCGTGGCGACCATCGAACAGTCGCTGAAAAGCAGCCGCGATGTGCTGTCCATTCTGGAGAATTTTAAGAAAAATGCAGGCGCTGCTTTTGCAAGTGAACTGGACATCGTAACTGCGGACATGCGATCATCCAGCTACGAGGCGGCGCTCACCCGATTCGAGGCAAGGCTCAATTCACCACAACTCTCTGATGTAGTGCGCGGACTCATTGGTGTATTGCGCGGCGATGACGGCGCAATCTATTTTCAGATGCTCGCCCACGATTTTAAGGTGCTGGAGCTGCAAAGACTCAAGGGTGAGGCGCAGAAGATACCGCCCAAAATCCGGATTTTCTCCTTCATTATGCTGATATGCTTCCTGTTTACCTATCTCGCCATCATCGGCTATGAGATCATCAAGTCCCTCGGCGGGATGTTTTGAAATGAAATAGGTTGAATTTATCCTATTTCTGTGTATAATAGAAGTAGGAGGTGTTATGAATGAATATCAACACAAACAGCCTTGTATCCATTACCGAGGCCAATCAGAATTTTTCCAAGGTGGCGCGCTTGGTTGATGAGAATGGTGTTGCGGTCATTTTGAAAAACAATGTGCCGCGTTATATTATCACAGAGTTCAGTGAATTTCAGGCTGAGGAAATGGCGGTTGACGAGGATGTGAAAAGTATAGCCCGCCGCCTGATCACAAAACACCGGGCGGCGTTTGAGGAACTGGCTAAATGAAAAGATTAAGCATCCCGCAAATCGTGATGATGCACAGTGCGTTGATCAAGGAAACCGGAGGATTGGACGGGATTCGTGACGAGAACCTGCTGGACTCGGCGGTCAACGCTCCATTTCAGACCTTTGGCGGTGAATATGTATATAAAACACTGGAGGCGAAGGCGGCGCGTTTGGGGTATTCTTTAGTAAAAAATCATCCCTTTGTTGATGGCAACAAGAGAATCGGAATGCTTGCCATGCTGGTTTTTCTGGAAATCAATGGCATCGAGCTAACATGTTCGGATCAGGATATTATCGAAACCGGCTTAAAGCTTGCCGCCGGCGAGATGGATGATAAGCAACTCTTGGAATGGATTCTACGGCATAATTAAAGAATGGGCATGGCGAAAAAGAGCGGATAACCTCCGTTCTTTTTTTTGCGCTGAAAGGAGGTCTTCTGATGAACGAACAGGATTTGAAACAAAAGCTGCTGCGCTTTCAAAACCCGCCGGAGGTGGTGAGGGACCAGTGGCTGAACGAGCAGGGCACTGCTTTGGACGAGGAAAGGGGGCATGTTCTCTGTACACTTGCCGACACAAGGGATGCCGAACAAGATTACGAGCTGGGCGAAGCCTTCCGGGAACCCGGACAGGACGAGGGGGTGCGGATGTGTTAGAAAAGCTGGGGAATAAACGCGGAGAAGGGTATATCGATGTAGCGGTACTGGTACTTTGCGCCATGCTTGTCATTGCTCTTGCCGTCAAGGTGTTTCCGGTCTACATCGCCAAGAGCCAACTTGACACCTTTGCCTCAGAACTTTGCAGAGAAGCAGAGATTGCAGGCAGGGTCGGCAGCGAAACCAGCATGCGGGCGCAGGTCCTGCGGGAAAAAACAGGACTTGATCCCGCCATTTCATGGTCAAAGACCGGCAAAATCCAGCTCAATGAAGAGTTCACGGTGACCGTTTCCATGCAGACCGACATCGGACTCTTTGGCGGTTTCGGCTCCTTTCCCATTACCTTGACCGCACAGGCGACAGGCAAAAGCGAGGTGTATTGGAAAAAATGACAAAATTATATGGTATACTAAAGGGAAAAAAAGGATCGTCATTCCCATTGGTTGTTGCCATCACCCTCGCGCTTGGCATCATCCTGTGCGGAATATCCGAATACCTGAGGCTCATGATCATCGCCTCCGGTGTTCGGGATGCGGTGCAGTCTGCCATCATTTCGACAGTTAACGACAACTATGATGATGTTTACCACGGCGTTCGGGAGGGCTATGCAGGAGGGTATAAGCCAAGCGGTTCCTCATGGGAGGGCAGCATTGACTACGGCGATATTTATGAGTATCTTGACAATACCCTTGGCTTGCAAAAAAACGGCGGCTATCATGTGAAATACGCAGGCGAAGCGGTGGAATTCAAGCTCTCCGGTTTATCCGTCGATATTACTAATGTGCCCCTTGCACCCTCCGACTCCGACAGTGCGCAGGGCCTTCTCGCCGATGCGGTGATCCGGCTGGAGGTTCCGGTGTCCTTTGGCGGCAAATCCCTACCGCCGATGCGGATGAACCTTAAGGTGCAGGCGAAATATATGCCTCTATTTTAACTGTTTCAGAGTTGTAATAGACTTTTGAAAACTCTTGTGGTAGGGTGGCTTGTAAGGAACTGTAAAAAATAGACAAGGAGGTAATCTCTTATGAAGAATATAACTGACAAGACAAAGAAATGGCTGACCATCGCCGGACTTGGCATTGTGTGCGTGGCGCTGGTTATTGCAATATCCTCTCAATTTAAGACGCAAACACCGGTGGATGATGTGATAGCTTCGCCGACTGCAGTTACAGATAATGAGAACAATCCAGCCATCGACACCGGTGATAAGGCAGAAGAAAAAGAAGTGGTCATCCAGGCCAACGAACCGGTTGCAGCGCCGACCGATGACACAGCGGCTAAGACCGATCAGCCGGTACAGAATCTTCAGCCGGAAGTGACCAAACCGGCAGCGCCGACAGAAAGCCAAAAGATCGACAAAACCCAAAAGCCCAACGGAGAAAAGGTTGACAATGTGAAAGCGGTAGACCATGACAGTGTAAAAAAACCAAATACCACGCAGTCCGGTGAGCCGCAGGGCGGTGAGAAAAAAGACGGCAAGGTTTATCTTCCCGGCTTCGGATGGGTAACTGAAACAGGAGGTTCGGGTACAACAGTAGACGGTGATGGTGATATCAATAAACAAGTTGGAAAAATGGATTAGCCCATCAAATTAGAATAAAGTACTCCAAGAAGCGCAGCAGAAATGTCGTGCTTCTTGCTGTTTAAGGAGGTCTTTATGAAACGAAACCTTAGTATTTTTTTTATGTTGGCCTTGCTGTTGACAT
Above is a window of Desulfitibacter alkalitolerans DSM 16504 DNA encoding:
- a CDS encoding type II toxin-antitoxin system death-on-curing family toxin, with product MKRLSIPQIVMMHSALIKETGGLDGIRDENLLDSAVNAPFQTFGGEYVYKTLEAKAARLGYSLVKNHPFVDGNKRIGMLAMLVFLEINGIELTCSDQDIIETGLKLAAGEMDDKQLLEWILRHN
- a CDS encoding type II toxin-antitoxin system prevent-host-death family antitoxin; its protein translation is MINIKPSAAIRKNYNEISELCKKSGQPVYLTKNGEGDLVVMDIEAFARRESMLRLRENLVAAEESRLSGKSGYSIDEVSSMMKAAIKEVLDGQRG
- a CDS encoding type II toxin-antitoxin system RelE/ParE family toxin, with translation MDSEGKIYKVIISDEAAQMLVSHSRFLAQVSEKAVLDLVAEFSAKAKSLEEFPERNPWLSDPYIPAGKYRKLLMGKRYLLIYQIKGDTVYVDYVVDCRQDYGWLL
- a CDS encoding ATPase, T2SS/T4P/T4SS family, translating into MNAAHNHSLFFAPNNNPKDFGAVLREVQEYISSKYSTLILDGGKDEVKTQVKRYISKYLMDCRIAVKGMTDQQLVDALYTEMAEFSFLTKYIFGAGIEEIDINAWNDIEVQYSNGTTVKLDEHFDSPEHAINVIRRMLHVSGMVLDNASPAILGHLSKNIRIAVLKTPLVDEDVGVAASIRIVNPQNMEKADFVKGGTATDEMLDFLAECLRYGISVCVAGATSSGKTTVAGWLLTTIPDNKRIFTIENGSRELALVRKKDGKVVNSVIHTLTRSSDNEKQNIDQDMLLDMALRFNPEVICVGEMRSAEAYTAQESARTGHTVLTTIHSNSCEATWRRMATLCKRKYDIADDTLMSLVTEAFPIVVFTKQLENKQRKIMEIMECEILPDGTRNFRTLYRFHITESRMEGDRFIISGSHRMENTISKSLQKRFLENGMPQETLKKITKGQDDLAQNLSVAPASYTEILHNCSSSSSELNEKKEEVIGK
- a CDS encoding type II secretion system F family protein, with product MTFIQLIACIGMIAGAFILLGISPIAFTDGLFGFLIKRPKSIKDEINEATKRKRPSFLRREIIEAQEILALTGRSSRFSLICACSLLLFAIGVSIAILLQNVFLVPVLALGLMFLPFWYIKLTVTHYKKNIAAELETALSIITTAYLRNEDIVTAVEENMQYLNPPVRNVFAGFLTQVRLINPDVDAALKTMKTKIDNEVFREWCDAITACQYDRSLKTTLTPIVSKLSDMRIVNAELEYLVFEPRKEFIIMALLVIGNIPLMYFLNKSWYNTLMHTFVGQFILAICAAAIFISTAFVIKLTKPIEYRR
- a CDS encoding DUF6550 family protein gives rise to the protein MKNITDKTKKWLTIAGLGIVCVALVIAISSQFKTQTPVDDVIASPTAVTDNENNPAIDTGDKAEEKEVVIQANEPVAAPTDDTAAKTDQPVQNLQPEVTKPAAPTESQKIDKTQKPNGEKVDNVKAVDHDSVKKPNTTQSGEPQGGEKKDGKVYLPGFGWVTETGGSGTTVDGDGDINKQVGKMD
- a CDS encoding type II toxin-antitoxin system Phd/YefM family antitoxin, which encodes MNINTNSLVSITEANQNFSKVARLVDENGVAVILKNNVPRYIITEFSEFQAEEMAVDEDVKSIARRLITKHRAAFEELAK
- a CDS encoding DUF4320 family protein, whose protein sequence is MLEKLGNKRGEGYIDVAVLVLCAMLVIALAVKVFPVYIAKSQLDTFASELCREAEIAGRVGSETSMRAQVLREKTGLDPAISWSKTGKIQLNEEFTVTVSMQTDIGLFGGFGSFPITLTAQATGKSEVYWKK